The stretch of DNA TGCGCCGCGAGGCGCATTGCTTCGATCATGCTCGAGGCATCGGCGATGCCGCGGCCCGCGATGTCGAGCGCGGTTCCGTGGTCGGGCGACGTTCGCGGAAACGGTAAGCCGAGCGTGACGTTCACCGCACTGCCGAACGCGGCGACCTTGATCGCCGTCATGCCCACGTCGTGATACGGAGCGATCACGGCATCGAACGCACCGCGCATTGCGCGCACGAAGACAGTATCCGCAGGGAATGGACCAGCGAGTGCGGCTCGTCTCGCCGCTGGGACCATGACTTCTTCGTCCTCGCGACCGAAACGCCCACTATCTCCGCCGTGCGGATTCATCGCGCATAACGCGATCCGAGGCTCATCGATGCCGAACCAGTCACGGAGTCCGTCTCGCGTCGTCTGGGCAATCTCGACGACGAGCTCGGTGGTGAGCGCGTTCGGCACGTCGCGCAAGGGCATGTGCGTCGTCGCGAGCACAACGCGCAACGGATTCGTCATCGACCCGTTAGGCCGCGTCGCCGCCAGCATCATCGCGACGCGAGTGTCGGTGAGCGCCGCGAGCATTTCGGTATGGCCGGGATACTCGTAGCCACCGGCGTGTAGCGCGGCCTTGTCGAGCGGAGCGGTCACGATCCCCTGGACGTCGCCGCGCAGGGCAAGCTCCACTGCGCGCTCGATCGCAAGACCGGCCAGTCGCCCCGCGGTTGCGGCGCTACCGCCGGCTTGCCATACGCCGATCGCCTCGTCGACGTCGAGCGGCGTACCGGTCGGCCCGACGATCAAAAAACGAGCGCTCGCACGGACGCTGTCGTCGGCGAGCGCTTTTTCGATGATCTCCGGACCGATTCCGCGAACGTCACCCAACGTGACGGCGATGACGGGTTCGCGCGACAGGCTGCCGTCGCGCGTGTTCACCGTTCCGAGGTCTTGGTTCCTATTGCCGTTTGGTCGAGCCGAACGGAGACGTAGGCGCGCTTGCGCAGCGAGTCGAGATAGCGGCGGACACCGCCCTCTTCGGCAAGTCGGTTGCGGATGATCTCCTTCATCTCCTTGTACTCGTACTCGCCACCGGGATTCGCGCTGATCAGCTGGGCAACGACCACCTTCGGGATTCCCCGCTGCGGATCGGGAATCTCGAAGACGACGATGTCGTTAGGCGATTTCCCCGTGAACGCCTTCTGATACGACTCCGGCAAGGAGTCGCGCGGCATTGGATCGAGGATGCTCGTCTCCTCTTTCGCCGCGTAGTCGTGATGCTTCTTCGCGAGTGAATCGAAGGGCGCGCCTGCCTTCCACTGCTTGGCCACGGTGTCGGCCTCACCGCGCGCTCGCATCAGATCGGCCGAGTCGAGCTTCGGACGAATCAGAATGTGTCGAGCCTTCACCTCGCCGGCGGCGACGCGATCGACGCGAACGATGTGATACCCGAAGGGACTCTCGAACACGGGACTCAGCTCACCCGGCGGAAGCGACCAGACCCAGCGCTCGAATTCGGTGACATACTGTCCCCGGCGCGCCCAGCCAAGATCGCCCCCGGTTTCCTTCGTCGTCGGATCCATCGATTCGCGCTTCGCGAGCAGCGCGAAATCACCGCCCCGCTTGATCTCGGCAAGAATCGATTCGGCTTTCGCCTTCGCGATCTCCTTGTTGATGACCGTCGGCTTCGGCGCGATGACGATCTGACGGAACGTTACCGTAGCGGGACGCCGCGGCAGCGACGCACGACTGCGCGCGAACGCATCCTGAACGTCCTTATCGGTCACGTTCGCGGGAATGATCTTGTTGTCCTCGCGCAGCTTCTGCATCGTGCGCTGCATCGTCTGATCGCGCCGCATCTGCTCGACGAGCATGCGCCGATACTCCTCGGGACTGCCGAGGCCTGCCTTGGCCAGCTCCGATCGGAATTGCGTCTCGGTGGGGAAACGCGCCTTCACATCGCGAATCTGGCGATCGACCGCGGTGTTCAAGTCGTTATCCGGCACTTCGACCTTGAGCTCCTTCGCCTTCAGCAGCAAGAGCTCTTCGTCGACCATCGTGTTGAGCGTTTGTAGCTCATACGCGTGTAGCGCGGTCGAGTCCGTCGGCACCTGAACGCCGCGCTGCTGCTCCGAAAGAATCCGCTGCTGCAGATCGAAATACGTAATCGGCTGGTCGCCGACGATCGCAACGATGCGATCCAGCGCGGCGTGCTGCTGGGCAGCTGGCTGAGCCGCCGGCTGCTGCGCGAGGAGTGGCGCGGCAAACAGCGTGATCGCCAGCGCGAGGAGTGACGGTTTTCGATTCATAGCCATTCATTACCCTGAACGGGTCCCCAAGTGTCAACGCGGGCCGCGGGTAGAGGGTAGAGGGTAGAGGGTAGCGGTGACCCTCGAACCCTCTGCCCCCAACCCTCTGCCCTACTACGGCTTCTTCGTCGGCTGCGGAGCGGGCGCGGTGGGCTGCGGAGCTGCGCCCGGTGTCGGAGCCGCGCCGCTCGGCGGCGCACCCGGCAACGGAACCTGCGATTTCGGCTGATTCGCAGAACGACTCGAATCCGCCACCGCCCGAATCTTCTGCGCGCTCTGAACCGAGCGCTCGACGCCCGCGCTGTTGATCGACGACTTGAACTTCGACTGGAGGACCGCCGCGAGAGGCTGCGGCACTGGAACCGGCTGTGCCTGACCGCCAAGAATGCGATCGACGTACGACTCGACGCGGCTGGCGGCGAGGCGCTCGCGCTCGGGCGCCGTCTTCGCGCTATCGGCAAGCGCCTTTGGATCGATGGCAAGCTGCTGCCACAGCCCCTGCACGAGCTGCGCGAACTGGCCGTAGAGCTGCGTCTTGTCCTCGGCGCTGAGCGTCACTTTTGCACTGTCCGCCTTCTGCAGCATGACCTCACGCTGCGCGATCGACGACACGAAGTGCTTCACGATCGAATCCGGAAGCTGCGGCAATTGACGTGACACCTGCATGTTCGGCGGCATCGTCTCGACCCAGCCCAGGAACTCGGAGACCGTGAGGTCACCGCCCTTGAACGTCGCGAGCACCGAATTGTCCTTCTGGTGCTTCACGGGATCCGCGACCGCGCTCTTCGCGGCCGCTCCGCCATTTGGCTTGACTTCGATGTTGGCAGACTTGTCCAGGTTCGCGAGATAGACGCTATCAGCCTTGTTGACCGCGCCTTGGGAGTACTTCTGCGCGTAGTCGGCCCTGTCGACCTGCGAGAACGGCAGCCGCTGCACGATGTGAAAGCCATAGGTCGACTCGATGAGCGAGGGCCCGATCTGGCCCGGCTTGAGTGCGGCGACGCCGTTGGCGAAGGGGGGAACCATCGAGCCCTTCTCGTAGACGCCGAGATTGCCGCCCTTCCCCTTCCCGCTGGGATCGCTCGTGTACTTGTCGGCCATCTGAGCGAAGTTTGCGTTGTTCACAGTGGCGAGAACCGATTCGGCCTTCTTGCGAACCGAATCCTTCTGCGTTTGCGTCGCCGCCGGCGGGAAGGCAAAAAGAATATGGCGCGCCGCGTAGAGATCGCTGGCCGCCTGGTTGTAGCTGGCTTCGCTACCCGAATCGACCTTGAACGATTTCACGAGTGTGTCGGTGAACTTGCGCAGGCGCATGTTCTTGGTGATCGGCTCGACTGCCGCATCGATCGCCTTCTTATCCGTGAGCGAATCACCAACAGCGGCCGCGTGCGCGAGCAGCTGGTAGTTCACCCAGAGATCGGCAACGATTCCGGCGTTCTCCTTGGTGATCGGCACCGGCACCTTGGCATTGCCGAGGAGATCAGCGAGCCGAGAGACCGAGAGCTCCTGATCGGCCGCCTTTGCCGCGACATCGACGTGGGCGGTGAGCGCTTCCTTGAGTCCATCACACGCGCCGAGCGCGATTGTGAGGGACGCGGCCGCGACGAGTGCGAACAAGGGACGAGCACGCATGTGAAAGAAAACTCCGGAGCTGTAAGGGAGATTGAGCGAAGGCCGAGAGACGCTGGCGTTAGGCGACGAGGCTGCGCAACGCCCGGACGAGTCCGTCCAGCATTGGCGCACCCCCGAGTCGCGTCAGCTTGAGTGAGAGAGGAACTGCCCGCCTGACCTCGGCCTGAAACTGCACCTCGTGAAATGCCGCCGACAACCCCTTCATTCGGGGCGCGGCAGTGTCGCGAAAGTTAACACGAGCCTCGTTTCCACGCACGAGGATGCCTTCTATCCCCAAAGTCCCACCGAGGATCCGTAGTTGGGCAGTCGCGAACATCGTCTCGGCGGGTGGAGGGACCGGGCCGAAGCGATCGCGCAGCTCGCCGCGCAACGCTTCGAGGTCGCGCGGATCCTCGATGCGTGAGAGGCGGCGATAGACGTCCAGCTTCGCCTCGTGCGCCGGGACAAAATCATCGGGAAGGTAGTTCGGCAAATCGACGGAGACGTCCGCTGGGACGAGCTTCGGCGCGCCGTCGCCCTGAACGAGCCGGCGTACGGTCTCGTCGAGCATTCGCAAATACATATCGAACCCGACCGCGTGGACGAACCCCGATTGCTCGGGACCCAGAAGGTTGCCGGCACCACGCAGCTCGAGGTCTTTCAGGGCAATGCGATATCCGGCTCCGAGCTCCGTGTGATGCTCGAGAATCGAGAGACGCCGCTCGGCGTCGACGTCGACATTGTCCGGGACGAGGAGGTAGCAGTACGCCCGGCGGTGCGACCGGCCAACGCGTCCGCGCAGCTGATAGAGTTGCGCAAGTCCGAAATAGTCGGCGCGATTCACGAACATCGTGTTGGCGTTAGGTACATCCAGGCCCGATTCCACGATCATGGTGGAGACAAGTACGTCGACGGCGCCGTTGACAAACCGATGCATAACGTCCTCGAGCTCGCGCTCACGCATCTGTCCGTGCGCGACGGCGAGGCGCGCCCGCGGAACGACGCGCTGAATGTGGTCGGCGATGCCCTGGATAGTCTCTATACGATTGTGGACGAAGAACACCTGCCCGCCGCGATCGAGCTCACGCGAGATCCCCTCGTCGATGAGCCCGTCGTCCCATGGCTCCACGTAAGTGAGCACGGGCGATCGGTCGCGAGGCGGTGTTTGCATCAACGTCATGTCGCGCAGACCGGCGAGTGAGAGATGCAACGTGCGCGGGATGGGCGTCGCGGTCAGCGTGAGCACGTCGGTCTCGAGCTTCAACTGCTTGAGCCGTTCCTTGTGCTTCACGCCGAAGCGATGCTCCTCGTCGACGATGATCAAACCCACCCGCTTGAAGATGACGTCGGGACTGAGCAGCCGATGCGTACCGATGACGATGTCGATGGTGCCGTCGGCGAGCTGCGCGAGCACCGCCGATTGCTCCTTCGGCGTCTGAAAGCGGCTCAACATCGCGACGCGCATGGGGAAGTCGGCGAGACGTTCGCCGAACGTGCGCGCGTGCTGGTCGGCGAGAATCGTCGTGGGCACCAGAACGGCGACCTGACGCTCCGATTGCACGGCCTTGAAAGCCGCGCGAACGGCAATTTCCGTCTTGCCGTATCCGACGTCGCCAACGAGCAAGCGATCCATCGGCCTAACGCTTTCCATATCGCTCTTCACTTCAGCCGTCGCCTTTCGCTGGTCGGGCGTGTCCTCGAAGAGGAATGCCGACTCGAGCTGGCGCTGCCAGGCAGTGTCCGGGACGTGCGCAGCACGCGTCGCCACCTTCCGGCGAGCATAGAGGTCGAGCAACTCGACCGTCATCTCATGAATCGCTGTGCGGGTCTTCTCGCGCTGCTGTCCCCAACGCTTGCCACCGAGTTTGTGCAATCGCGGCGGCGGCGAATCTTCACTCACGTCGCTGGCCGACCGAAAGCGCTCGAGCTGGTCGATCCTGTAGAGCGGCACGTTCAACCGGTCGCCACCCTCGTACTCGATCACCGCGACTTCGATCGTGCTCTGTCCGACGAAGATCGTCTCGATACCGCGAAAGATGCCGACGCCGTGCTCGAGGTGAACGACGAAATCTCCTGGCTTGATCGCGAGCGTATCGATGGCGATGCCAGTCGCGTAGCGGCGCGCGCGGCGGATTCGCCGCTCGCGGCGGAAGATCTCGTGGTCGGTGAGAATGCGCAGTCCGGCGTGCGTATCGCGAGCAGGCACGACAAAACCGCCGTCGAGCACGCCGATCGACAAATGAGCCGGAGAAGGAGCGTACTCACCGTCGTTGAGGAGCTCGTCCAGTCGCTCGCACTGGCCCTCGTTGTCGCAGAGAATGATCGTCGTTAGGTCATCGCGGATGAGCCGCTTGAGCTGCCTGATGTCGCGATCGATCGGCTCGGGCGGTCGGAGGGGAAACACAATCTCTGGCGGCTCCTCGCCCTCGACGAGGGAGACCACGCTCCCGAAGGCCTGGATGGCGCGCGCCGCCTCGTCAGGCGATATGAACAATTCGTCGCGTGAGACGGTGTCCTCGCCGCGCCGGCGCGCGAGCTCGATGTGGTGCTGCGCGTCGGCCCAGGTGCGCTTCAGCTCGGGCTCGAAGTGTGATCCGCGCGGTACGAAGAGAAGCGTGTCGGGTGGGAACAGCGTGACAATCGAAAGTCGGTCGGCAGTGGTGGCGTCGTCGCGTACCTGTCCGTCCACCGGCAACACGAGCGCGAGATCGACGGCTCGCGTGGAGCGCTGGGTGTTGATATCGAAGTACCGCAAATCGACGATCTCGTCGCCCCAGAGCTCCGCACGCACGGGCTCGGGCATGCCAAACGAGTAGACGTCGAAGATGCCGCCCCGAATGCTGAACTGGGCGACGTCCTCGACCATCGGAACGCGCTCGAAGCCGATCGATTCGAGGTGCGCGGCCAGCGACTCCAGGCGGTGAACACCTCCTTTGCGCAGCTCGACGCGCAGATCGCGCAGTGCGCGCGGCATGCGCGTTCGCTCGAGCAGGGCACGCGCGGTCGTGATGAGAACGTGGATCTCGCCGCGCGTTAGGCGCTCGAGCGTCTCGACGCGCTCGCCCGCGACCTCCATATGCGGCTCGGCTTCGCCGAAGCCTTCGCGCGGCGGATAGAGCGCGATCGGCGTCTCGTCCACGAGCGTGCCGAGATCGGCCAGCCAGCGTTCGGCCTCCGTGACACTCTCCGTCGCCACGACGAAGAATCGCGTCGTGAGGCGGCGCGAGAGGGCCGCGAGCACCGAGGCGTCGGCCGATCCGGGCAAGCCGCCAATCGTTCGCCGGTCGGCAGGCGCCGGAACAGTGTTGAGCAAACGCGTGAACGCAGGCAGGCGCTCGATCGCGTCGAGCAGCGGGGCGAGGGGCATGTCGCGCGATCTTGCCGTTAGGCCGGGACAGTCGCTCGCCGTCGCACTCCGACGAGCACACCTTCGGCAACGAGAAGCGCGAGCGCGGCGAACAGGATCGGCTCACCCACCGATCGCCGCGATGCGGAGCGGAACGAAAGCGTGGCGAGTTGAGTGCGGTCGGCAGCCGGGATCACTTGCTGCGCGTGAATCCGCCGACCCACGTCGTCCGCGCTGATCCGATCGAGTACCGATTCGCTCGATTCGGGATTCACGACGAGCGCACCGACGCGCCGGCCGGCGCGCTCGAGAAAGTACGTGCCCGCGTGCGCCGGCGCCTGGAGATCGTCGCCGAGCGCGGAGCGCGCACCGCCGAGGTCCTCGATCGCGTCAGCCCAGCGCGGCCTCGGGAGCAATTGGCCTGGATTCGCGCCGACGACACCGCCGGGCTCGCCGACGAGATGCTCGGTGAGGACGTTGGCGAGCCACGGGACGAACGCGGCACGGATGGGAAAGGTCGTTGCCGCCGGATCGAGCGGCGACGCCACGATCGCATAACGAGGCCCGGCGACGATCCACGGCTCGCGGCCCACGCGCGCAATCGTGTCGGCGTCGGCGCCGCCTTGTGGAACGAGCTCGTAGCGCGCGATCGCCGTGACGTCGACAAACGCGCCAGCTTGTGAATCGGGCACGGCGGTGCCTAACGTGTGCTCCCCGGAGACGGTGGTCTCGCCGCGGCGAGCAGCGCCGAAGCGCCAGGGCACGCCAACTCGTTCCAGCGCGCGATTCGCTGCGCCCAGGCGCACGGGATCGCTCGGCGCGAGGATGAGCGCCGGCAAGGACGTCAACTCGTCGGCCGACATGACGGCGATGTCGTGTCCATCGACGACGCGCCCATTGCCCTTGAGGACGTCAATCGCACTGCGAACAAACGGACCGGCTTCCGGCGACACGGATACCGCCGGCGGCGGGCCAATCCACACGGCGAAGTGCCTCACGTTGTCACCGGGCAGCTCGTCTGGTTCGAGCTCCACCGTTCCGTCCACCCAGCCACGCTCGGGCGGCGCGGCACGCATGAGTATTTCCTCACCAGGAGAAGCGGTCCCGCGCGCCAGTGAGCGGCCCCCAAGAGTGATGCGGTACGTTGTCGAGTCTTTGCTCATCACGCGGCCCACGACCGCGCCGCGCGGCGTCC from Gemmatimonadaceae bacterium encodes:
- a CDS encoding peptidylprolyl isomerase, with product MNRKPSLLALAITLFAAPLLAQQPAAQPAAQQHAALDRIVAIVGDQPITYFDLQQRILSEQQRGVQVPTDSTALHAYELQTLNTMVDEELLLLKAKELKVEVPDNDLNTAVDRQIRDVKARFPTETQFRSELAKAGLGSPEEYRRMLVEQMRRDQTMQRTMQKLREDNKIIPANVTDKDVQDAFARSRASLPRRPATVTFRQIVIAPKPTVINKEIAKAKAESILAEIKRGGDFALLAKRESMDPTTKETGGDLGWARRGQYVTEFERWVWSLPPGELSPVFESPFGYHIVRVDRVAAGEVKARHILIRPKLDSADLMRARGEADTVAKQWKAGAPFDSLAKKHHDYAAKEETSILDPMPRDSLPESYQKAFTGKSPNDIVVFEIPDPQRGIPKVVVAQLISANPGGEYEYKEMKEIIRNRLAEEGGVRRYLDSLRKRAYVSVRLDQTAIGTKTSER
- a CDS encoding peptidylprolyl isomerase, which encodes MRARPLFALVAAASLTIALGACDGLKEALTAHVDVAAKAADQELSVSRLADLLGNAKVPVPITKENAGIVADLWVNYQLLAHAAAVGDSLTDKKAIDAAVEPITKNMRLRKFTDTLVKSFKVDSGSEASYNQAASDLYAARHILFAFPPAATQTQKDSVRKKAESVLATVNNANFAQMADKYTSDPSGKGKGGNLGVYEKGSMVPPFANGVAALKPGQIGPSLIESTYGFHIVQRLPFSQVDRADYAQKYSQGAVNKADSVYLANLDKSANIEVKPNGGAAAKSAVADPVKHQKDNSVLATFKGGDLTVSEFLGWVETMPPNMQVSRQLPQLPDSIVKHFVSSIAQREVMLQKADSAKVTLSAEDKTQLYGQFAQLVQGLWQQLAIDPKALADSAKTAPERERLAASRVESYVDRILGGQAQPVPVPQPLAAVLQSKFKSSINSAGVERSVQSAQKIRAVADSSRSANQPKSQVPLPGAPPSGAAPTPGAAPQPTAPAPQPTKKP
- the mfd gene encoding transcription-repair coupling factor yields the protein MPLAPLLDAIERLPAFTRLLNTVPAPADRRTIGGLPGSADASVLAALSRRLTTRFFVVATESVTEAERWLADLGTLVDETPIALYPPREGFGEAEPHMEVAGERVETLERLTRGEIHVLITTARALLERTRMPRALRDLRVELRKGGVHRLESLAAHLESIGFERVPMVEDVAQFSIRGGIFDVYSFGMPEPVRAELWGDEIVDLRYFDINTQRSTRAVDLALVLPVDGQVRDDATTADRLSIVTLFPPDTLLFVPRGSHFEPELKRTWADAQHHIELARRRGEDTVSRDELFISPDEAARAIQAFGSVVSLVEGEEPPEIVFPLRPPEPIDRDIRQLKRLIRDDLTTIILCDNEGQCERLDELLNDGEYAPSPAHLSIGVLDGGFVVPARDTHAGLRILTDHEIFRRERRIRRARRYATGIAIDTLAIKPGDFVVHLEHGVGIFRGIETIFVGQSTIEVAVIEYEGGDRLNVPLYRIDQLERFRSASDVSEDSPPPRLHKLGGKRWGQQREKTRTAIHEMTVELLDLYARRKVATRAAHVPDTAWQRQLESAFLFEDTPDQRKATAEVKSDMESVRPMDRLLVGDVGYGKTEIAVRAAFKAVQSERQVAVLVPTTILADQHARTFGERLADFPMRVAMLSRFQTPKEQSAVLAQLADGTIDIVIGTHRLLSPDVIFKRVGLIIVDEEHRFGVKHKERLKQLKLETDVLTLTATPIPRTLHLSLAGLRDMTLMQTPPRDRSPVLTYVEPWDDGLIDEGISRELDRGGQVFFVHNRIETIQGIADHIQRVVPRARLAVAHGQMRERELEDVMHRFVNGAVDVLVSTMIVESGLDVPNANTMFVNRADYFGLAQLYQLRGRVGRSHRRAYCYLLVPDNVDVDAERRLSILEHHTELGAGYRIALKDLELRGAGNLLGPEQSGFVHAVGFDMYLRMLDETVRRLVQGDGAPKLVPADVSVDLPNYLPDDFVPAHEAKLDVYRRLSRIEDPRDLEALRGELRDRFGPVPPPAETMFATAQLRILGGTLGIEGILVRGNEARVNFRDTAAPRMKGLSAAFHEVQFQAEVRRAVPLSLKLTRLGGAPMLDGLVRALRSLVA
- the pdxA gene encoding 4-hydroxythreonine-4-phosphate dehydrogenase PdxA, whose amino-acid sequence is MNTRDGSLSREPVIAVTLGDVRGIGPEIIEKALADDSVRASARFLIVGPTGTPLDVDEAIGVWQAGGSAATAGRLAGLAIERAVELALRGDVQGIVTAPLDKAALHAGGYEYPGHTEMLAALTDTRVAMMLAATRPNGSMTNPLRVVLATTHMPLRDVPNALTTELVVEIAQTTRDGLRDWFGIDEPRIALCAMNPHGGDSGRFGREDEEVMVPAARRAALAGPFPADTVFVRAMRGAFDAVIAPYHDVGMTAIKVAAFGSAVNVTLGLPFPRTSPDHGTALDIAGRGIADASSMIEAMRLAAQIAVRLADRI
- a CDS encoding BatA and WFA domain-containing protein, with protein sequence MGLIAPLYLLLGAAALIPLLIHLLRRRIGTRIDFPAARYLARAEQEHSRSLKLRNILLMLLRVAIVLLIATAAARPVTRLAGAGHAPTALAIVLDNSLSTTLVVNGRPLLEQFRAAAHDILGSANTTDRLWLITADGRVRGGGKATLSEELDRVEPLAGAGNLPLALSRAGGAVRSAGLDSRQIIVLTDGQRTAWTQNTDVGDTQVLLWLPGGTPPANRAVVAAEARPERWTPRGAVVGRVMSKDSTTYRITLGGRSLARGTASPGEEILMRAAPPERGWVDGTVELEPDELPGDNVRHFAVWIGPPPAVSVSPEAGPFVRSAIDVLKGNGRVVDGHDIAVMSADELTSLPALILAPSDPVRLGAANRALERVGVPWRFGAARRGETTVSGEHTLGTAVPDSQAGAFVDVTAIARYELVPQGGADADTIARVGREPWIVAGPRYAIVASPLDPAATTFPIRAAFVPWLANVLTEHLVGEPGGVVGANPGQLLPRPRWADAIEDLGGARSALGDDLQAPAHAGTYFLERAGRRVGALVVNPESSESVLDRISADDVGRRIHAQQVIPAADRTQLATLSFRSASRRSVGEPILFAALALLVAEGVLVGVRRRATVPA